CGCGAGCGCCGCCGCCAGGAGCCAGAAGAAGCCCCAGGAGCGAAAGAGGGCGAAGCGCCCCAGCACGAGCACCCAGGCCGCGCAGAGCAGGTAGAACCACATTTCGTAGACCAGGGCCCAGGTGGTGTAGGTCACCAGGGTCACGCCCGGGGGCACGTGGAGGAAGAAGACGTTGGCCAGGGCCTGACGCCAGTCCACCGAGGCCGCGCCCCAGCACAGGGCCGGGAGGTTCACGGCCAGGATCACGGGCAGGAGCCTGCGGTAGCGCGCGGCCAGGAAGGCCGGGACCGAGGGCCTGCGCCGGGCCAGCGACACCCACGTGAGGAAGCCCGAAAGCACGAAGAGCACGTCCACGCCGAGCACGCCCGAGTGCAGGGCGCGCAGAAGTTGATGGGCCGGGGCGCCGGGGTCGAGGAAGTAGTTGCGCTCGAAGTGCTGGGCGAAGAAGTGGACGTTGAAGACCATGACGATGGCCAGGCCGCGCAGGCCGTCCAGGCCCGGGAGGCGTCCGGCGTCCAGGAGGAAGAAGGCGTCGAGCGCCGCGAGGGGCTTGGGTGCGGGGGCGTGGTCCATGGGGTGGTGGTCGCTGTCCCTGCCTTTATCCGTGGGGCGTGGAACGCACAAGCCCCCGGGACCAACTCCCGGGGGCTTCCCCCGTGCGTTCGGGCCGTCCTCGCGGGGGCCATCGCGCCGGGCGCGATTCCGCGCGCGCCCGGTGCGTGGACCCCACGGCCCGAAGCTACTTTTTGTAGGCCGGCTTGACGGCCAGGAACTCCTCCTTGGTCACCACCTGGTCCTTGTTGGCGTCCATGCCCTGGAAGTCGGCTGTGGCTTTCTGCTGGTCCGGGAACACGGCCAGGTATTCGGGCAGGGTGACGAAGCCCTTGTTCTGCGGGTCGATGAG
This region of Fundidesulfovibrio magnetotacticus genomic DNA includes:
- a CDS encoding acyltransferase family protein, which translates into the protein MDHAPAPKPLAALDAFFLLDAGRLPGLDGLRGLAIVMVFNVHFFAQHFERNYFLDPGAPAHQLLRALHSGVLGVDVLFVLSGFLTWVSLARRRPSVPAFLAARYRRLLPVILAVNLPALCWGAASVDWRQALANVFFLHVPPGVTLVTYTTWALVYEMWFYLLCAAWVLVLGRFALFRSWGFFWLLAAALAANILVFKRFLLLGDPRFLGFLFGVALARAWGEGRIGPGLQRAARLGFVPALAALLAFCWAGGHPHVEAWMARDNLHRLAFFLALDATICLILLRLILPGPGPSAFTARPLRMAGMVSYSLFMTHTQWGLPLANRLAGPAADALGMALRWGLSLGLCLLLAALIFAVFERPYFSRP